The following proteins come from a genomic window of Blastocatellia bacterium:
- a CDS encoding GatB/YqeY domain-containing protein, whose product MSLRQQIDQDLVQAMKAKDEVRLNTLRMIKTALKNRQVDVQHELSDAEVIQVMKTLIKQRQDSVEQYQQAGRSDLAEHEQAEIRIIEHYLPPMLSQAELERVVDETIREVGAASLKDMGQVMKAVMGKLATAMVDGKMVNQMVRSKLTALEE is encoded by the coding sequence ATGAGCCTACGTCAGCAAATTGATCAGGACCTCGTCCAGGCGATGAAAGCCAAAGATGAAGTCCGACTCAACACTCTACGAATGATCAAAACGGCACTGAAGAATCGTCAGGTTGATGTGCAACACGAGTTGAGTGATGCCGAAGTTATCCAGGTGATGAAAACACTGATTAAGCAGCGGCAAGATTCTGTTGAACAATACCAGCAAGCCGGACGTAGTGACTTGGCCGAACATGAACAAGCCGAGATTCGCATCATTGAACACTATTTGCCACCCATGCTGAGCCAGGCTGAGCTGGAGCGCGTCGTGGATGAAACGATTCGGGAGGTGGGAGCTGCTTCGCTGAAAGACATGGGGCAAGTGATGAAGGCGGTCATGGGAAAATTAGCGACGGCAATGGTGGACGGCAAAATGGTCAATCAAATGGTGCGCTCAAAACTCACTGCGCTGGAGGAATGA
- a CDS encoding PLDc N-terminal domain-containing protein, producing MWTLIKLVAVALNIIAIADVISKYKDIGTRVVLIVMILAFPIVGAAVYLLIFRPKEA from the coding sequence ATGTGGACATTGATTAAACTCGTCGCTGTGGCGCTCAACATCATTGCGATTGCCGATGTCATATCAAAATACAAAGACATTGGCACGCGTGTTGTTCTCATCGTGATGATCTTAGCGTTCCCAATTGTGGGCGCGGCCGTGTATCTACTCATCTTTCGACCCAAAGAGGCTTAG